In Fervidobacterium thailandense, the genomic stretch ATCTTTGAACAACCTTCTCTATAGCCTTCTTGTACTTTTCGATGTCAAGCTGATACTTCACGATTTGGCACCCCCGTTTCACGTTTTTTGTTCAAGCTTCCATCTTCGGTCGACCAATCTTTGTTATCTTTGATGCAAGATAACGTCCGTAGTCGTCTTTCAATAAATTCGTTATTTCCACGCACATTCCATGACCGTTTGCGTGAATAACGCTATCCTCACCAATGTAGATCATCACGTGATCAGGCATGAATAGTAGGTCGCCTGGAAGAGGCTCTTGGACCTTCTCGCAAAACTCTTCTTGTTTTGTAGAATCTCTCGGTAGGTTAACGTTAAAAAGATCGTACATCCGGTTTGTAAAGCCGGAACAGTCAAACCCGTAACTCGAAGTTCCTCCCCAGAGGTACGGTACTCCTAAAAACTTTTTCGAAAGCTCGACAATACCGTCGATTTCCGGTGAAGGATCGTCGAGCAACGTGAAATAGCGACCATCTGGTAAAACAAAGCCGTCCCCGTCGCACAACAACCTGCTTCCAACTGGCAGCATGTACTCTATTGCCCCAGATGTCCTGCAGAAAGGCATTTTAATCTTTACGAATCGCTTCGATAAGACGTACTTTGTGTAAGTTTCCGAGTCGATTTTGAGTAGCTGATTTTTGTTAACGTAGCCACTGTAATCGATCCTGAAATCTCTCACAAACACGTAATCACCGCCTCGGTCTTCTTCCAAAATCTCGACAACTTCCCCGAAGACCAATTGATGTATCCTTTCAGATCTGAATTTAGGCTCTTTCCTAACGTCAGCAACGGTACAGATAACCATACCGTATCCCAAATTCACCCATTCACCACCCACCAAACTCCGAAACATTTACAAATTTTTCGGATCGAGTACAACGTTTCATGGACCATTTTACCACAAAACCTACAAAGATTGAACTAAATCTCCTCAATAAATCTGCGAGATCTTTCTTTGCCGGCGTACTGACTCGTCGACCTTAAACGCACCAACCAGTCGGAGGTCATTAATCTACACCTCCTTACAGTGTGCGGAATTAGTAAAAGTTTTTTAGTCTACAG encodes the following:
- a CDS encoding C40 family peptidase, encoding MNLGYGMVICTVADVRKEPKFRSERIHQLVFGEVVEILEEDRGGDYVFVRDFRIDYSGYVNKNQLLKIDSETYTKYVLSKRFVKIKMPFCRTSGAIEYMLPVGSRLLCDGDGFVLPDGRYFTLLDDPSPEIDGIVELSKKFLGVPYLWGGTSSYGFDCSGFTNRMYDLFNVNLPRDSTKQEEFCEKVQEPLPGDLLFMPDHVMIYIGEDSVIHANGHGMCVEITNLLKDDYGRYLASKITKIGRPKMEA